The following proteins are encoded in a genomic region of Flammeovirga pectinis:
- a CDS encoding pseudouridine synthase — translation MLEILFQDEHYIAINKPTGLMVHPSELTGNEGDFAIFQLRDQIGKYIYPCHRLDRATSGVLIFAFSSDATAKFQKLNNEEGEVKKTYLSLVRGHLLEEKLLTNHIKNRYDKVYKSAKTLIKPLQNVELEVPVGPYPTSRYSLVESRPYTGRTHQIRLHLRGENHPIIGDRRYGDHRHNNMMLEKFKLDRLWLHASSYSFVHPFTNEMVCVKSSLPQDFSQILNLIGINYE, via the coding sequence ATGTTAGAAATCTTATTCCAAGATGAACATTACATTGCAATCAATAAACCAACTGGTTTAATGGTTCATCCATCCGAATTAACAGGAAACGAGGGTGATTTTGCAATATTTCAGTTAAGAGATCAAATAGGTAAATATATTTATCCTTGTCATCGGTTAGATAGAGCAACTTCAGGTGTTCTAATCTTTGCATTTTCTTCTGATGCAACAGCAAAATTTCAGAAATTGAATAATGAAGAAGGGGAAGTGAAAAAAACATATCTATCTCTTGTTAGAGGACATTTATTAGAAGAAAAGCTATTAACAAACCATATTAAAAATAGATACGACAAGGTATACAAATCAGCAAAAACACTGATAAAACCTTTACAAAACGTAGAATTAGAAGTTCCTGTAGGGCCTTATCCTACTTCACGTTACAGTTTGGTAGAAAGTAGACCATATACGGGGCGTACTCATCAAATACGTTTACATTTAAGAGGTGAAAATCATCCAATAATAGGGGATAGAAGATATGGCGATCATCGTCATAATAATATGATGCTTGAGAAATTCAAATTAGATCGTCTTTGGCTGCATGCATCATCTTATAGTTTTGTTCATCCATTTACAAATGAAATGGTGTGTGTCAAATCTTCGTTACCTCAAGATTTTAGTCAAATATTGAATTTAATAGGAATAAATTATGAGTAA